A DNA window from Canis lupus dingo isolate Sandy chromosome 2, ASM325472v2, whole genome shotgun sequence contains the following coding sequences:
- the LOC112660095 gene encoding steroid receptor-associated and regulated protein — MGLETDLETSSGGKPACHQKAIPAAHLTFIIDCARGKPLALVAPPVPPRAPGPNLGPVTSPMKTYILFCGENQPHLTQEAPLGGGHLAHTRGTLPPCRGTITPASAPVSPLVPQEAPEAKGSPLKTVPSRSSAWGTVIGSLKALSSCVCGQAD, encoded by the exons ATGGGCCTTGAGACCGACCTGGAGACCAGCTCAG gtgGGAAGCCGGCCTGCCATCAGAAGGCCATCCCCGCTGCTCACCTGACTTTCATTATCGACTGTGCTCGTGGCAAACCACTCGCCCTAGTAGCACCCCCGGTGCCACCCCGAGCCCCTGGTCCTAATCTAGGACCTGTCACTTCTCCAATGAAGACCTACATCTTGTTCTGTGGAGAAAACCAGCCCCACTTGACTCAGGAGGCCCCTCTGGGTGGGGGACACCTTGCCCACACCAGGGGCACCCTGCCGCCCTGCAGAGGGACTATAACCCCAGCTTCCGCCCCGGTCAGTCCACTGGTCCCTCAGGAGGCTCCTGAGGCCAAGGGAAGCCCCTTGAAGACTGTGCCCTCCAGGTCTTCAGCTTGGGGAACGGTCATAGGCTCGCTCAAAGccctctcctcctgtgtctgtggGCAGGCAGATTAA
- the HSPB7 gene encoding heat shock protein beta-7 has product MSHRTSSTFRAERSFHSSSSSSSSSSSSSSSSSSASRALPAQDPPMEKALSMFSEDFGSFMRPHSEPLAFPARPGGQGNIKTLGDAYEFAVDVSDFSPEDIIVTTSNNHIEVRAEKLAADGTVMNTFAHKCQLPEDVDPTSVTSALREDGSLTIRARRHPHTEHVQQTFRTEIKI; this is encoded by the exons ATGAGCCACAGGACCTCCTCCACCTTCAGAGCGGAGAGAAGCTTCCActcctcctcgtcctcgtcctcgtcctcgtcctcatcctcgtcctcgtcctcctcAGCCTCCCGAGCCCTCCCTGCCCAGGACCCGCCCATGGAGAAAGCCCTGAGCATGTTTTCCGAGGATTTTGGCAGCTTCATGCGGCCCCACTCGGAGCCCCTGGCCTTCCCAG CCCGTCCCGGGGGGCAGGGCAACATCAAGACCCTTGGGGACGCCTATGAGTTTGCAGTGGACGTGAGTGACTTCTCACCTGAAGACATCATTGTCACCACCTCCAACAACCACATCGAGGTGCGGGCTGAGAAG CTGGCAGCTGACGGCACAGTCATGAACACCTTCGCTCACAAGTGCCAGCTGCCCGAGGACGTGGACCCCACTTCGGTGACCTCTGCCCTGAGGGAGGATGGCAGCCTCACCATCCGGGCCCGGCGCCACCCGCACACGGAGCACGTCCAGCAGACCTTCAGGACGGAGATTAAAATCTga